In Skermanella sp. TT6, one genomic interval encodes:
- the zigA gene encoding zinc metallochaperone GTPase ZigA → MQLRKRLPVTVLSGFLGAGKTTLLNHVLNNREGRRVAVIVNDMSEVNIDADLVRDGGADLSRTDEKLVEMTNGCICCRLRDDLLLETRRLSEEGRFDYLLIEGTGIAEPLPVASTFSFRDGNGMSLSDVARLDTMVTVVDAASLLRDYGSHELLRDRGETAGDGDDRTLVDLLVEQIEFADVILINKASEVPAEQLSLVRKVVMSLNGDARIMETDFGRVPLDAVLDTGLFSEEKAERHPLWFKELYGHEDHVPETEEYGIRSFVYRARRPFHPERFSAFTKRTWPGLIRAKGHFWLATRPNWVAEFSLAGAIVRSGPLGLWWAAVPRARWPDDPEWRRSLDRNWDEVWGDRRQELVFIGTGLDEAAIRADLDACLIGTEHPERFDPAAGRYLADPFPAWER, encoded by the coding sequence ATGCAACTTCGAAAGCGACTTCCTGTCACCGTCCTCTCGGGCTTCCTCGGGGCCGGCAAGACCACGCTCCTGAACCATGTCCTCAACAACCGCGAGGGGCGCCGCGTCGCGGTCATCGTCAACGACATGAGCGAGGTGAACATCGACGCCGACCTCGTGCGGGACGGAGGGGCCGATCTCTCGCGTACCGACGAGAAGCTGGTGGAAATGACCAACGGCTGCATCTGCTGCAGGCTGCGCGACGACCTTCTCCTGGAGACCCGGCGGCTGAGCGAAGAGGGGCGCTTCGACTACCTGCTGATCGAAGGGACGGGCATCGCCGAGCCGCTTCCCGTAGCCAGCACGTTTTCCTTTCGCGACGGGAACGGCATGAGCCTGTCGGACGTTGCCCGCCTCGACACCATGGTGACGGTGGTGGATGCGGCGAGCCTGCTCAGGGATTACGGCTCCCACGAGCTGCTGCGCGACCGCGGCGAGACGGCAGGGGATGGGGACGACCGGACGCTCGTCGATCTTCTGGTCGAGCAGATCGAGTTCGCCGACGTGATCCTCATCAACAAGGCTTCGGAGGTCCCGGCCGAGCAGCTTTCGCTGGTGCGCAAGGTCGTCATGTCGCTCAACGGGGATGCGCGGATCATGGAGACCGACTTCGGCCGCGTGCCGCTCGACGCGGTCCTCGACACCGGACTCTTCAGCGAGGAGAAGGCCGAGCGCCATCCGCTGTGGTTCAAGGAACTGTACGGCCACGAGGATCATGTGCCGGAGACGGAGGAGTACGGCATCCGGAGCTTCGTCTACCGTGCCCGCCGGCCCTTCCATCCCGAAAGGTTCAGCGCCTTCACCAAGCGGACCTGGCCGGGGCTGATCCGCGCCAAGGGGCACTTCTGGCTCGCCACGCGGCCGAACTGGGTGGCGGAGTTCTCGTTGGCCGGCGCGATCGTCCGCTCCGGGCCGCTCGGGCTCTGGTGGGCGGCGGTTCCCAGGGCACGCTGGCCGGACGATCCGGAATGGCGGCGTTCGCTGGACCGCAACTGGGACGAGGTCTGGGGCGACCGCCGCCAGGAACTGGTCTTCATCGGGACCGGCCTGGATGAAGCCGCCATCCGCGCCGATCTCGACGCCTGCCTGATCGGCACGGAGCATCCGGAACGGTTCGATCCGGCTGCCGGCCGGTATCTCGCCGATCCTTTTCCGGCCTGGGAGCGTTAG
- a CDS encoding S-(hydroxymethyl)glutathione dehydrogenase/class III alcohol dehydrogenase: MKTRAAVAWGPNQPLEIEEIDLQGPRDGEVLVRIVTTSLCHTDTFTLSGRDPEGKFPCILGHEGCGVVEEVGRGVTSVVPGDHVIPLYIPEDPECAYIRSGKTNLCQTIRKTQGEGLMPDGTSRFSHKGKTIFHYMGTSSFSEYTVLPEISVAKINPAAPLAKACIMGCAIPTGVGSVRNTAKVEPGATVAVFGLGAVGMAVIQGSVLNRAGQIIGIDVNAGKFPLATALGATRCINPRDFDRPIQDVLVELTGGGVDYAFECVGNVQLMRAALESCHKGWGECVVIGVAGAGEEISTRPFQLVTGRVWRGSAFGGVRGRTQLPGMVDEWLRGDLDIDPYITHNMTHDAINTAFDLLHRGEAIRSVIHYRAQETMTRDLPGRIIGIADT, translated from the coding sequence ATGAAGACCCGTGCAGCCGTTGCCTGGGGGCCGAACCAGCCCCTGGAGATCGAGGAAATCGACCTGCAAGGCCCCAGGGACGGCGAGGTGCTCGTCAGGATCGTCACCACCAGCCTGTGCCACACCGACACCTTCACCCTCTCGGGCCGCGATCCCGAGGGGAAGTTCCCCTGCATCCTCGGCCATGAGGGGTGCGGCGTGGTGGAGGAGGTGGGCCGTGGCGTCACCTCCGTCGTTCCCGGCGATCACGTGATTCCGCTCTATATCCCGGAAGATCCCGAATGCGCCTACATCAGGTCGGGCAAGACCAATCTGTGCCAGACGATCCGCAAGACCCAAGGCGAAGGCCTGATGCCGGACGGCACCAGCCGTTTCTCCCACAAGGGGAAGACGATCTTCCATTACATGGGGACCAGCAGCTTCAGCGAATACACCGTGCTTCCGGAGATCTCGGTCGCGAAGATCAATCCCGCGGCTCCGCTCGCCAAGGCATGCATCATGGGGTGCGCCATACCGACCGGCGTCGGCTCCGTCCGCAACACCGCCAAGGTGGAGCCGGGAGCCACCGTCGCCGTCTTCGGCCTGGGAGCCGTCGGGATGGCGGTGATCCAGGGTTCTGTTCTCAATCGGGCCGGACAGATCATCGGCATCGACGTGAACGCCGGGAAATTCCCGCTGGCAACGGCCCTGGGAGCGACCAGATGCATAAATCCCAGGGACTTCGACCGGCCGATCCAGGATGTCCTGGTGGAACTGACCGGCGGCGGCGTGGATTATGCGTTCGAGTGCGTCGGCAATGTCCAGCTGATGCGCGCGGCGCTCGAGTCCTGCCACAAAGGCTGGGGTGAGTGCGTCGTGATCGGCGTCGCGGGTGCCGGGGAGGAGATATCCACCCGCCCGTTCCAGCTTGTCACCGGCCGGGTTTGGCGCGGGTCGGCCTTCGGCGGTGTCCGGGGCCGCACCCAACTTCCCGGCATGGTCGACGAGTGGTTGCGGGGAGACCTCGACATCGATCCTTACATCACCCACAACATGACCCACGACGCCATCAATACCGCCTTCGACCTGCTGCACCGGGGGGAGGCGATCCGGTCGGTGATCCATTACCGTGCCCAGGAAACGATGACCCGGGACCTGCCGGGCCGGATCATCGGCATCGCCGATACCTGA
- a CDS encoding metallochaperone AztD, with protein sequence MIEKVMEVNMKGLSSLTRLLCVGAAAGGLAVGLGLDRLHAHEEPDAGSEAHYRLFIGDHADGVVRAVEVEDGSSAGTFRIDQSPALTPSLSGRTVFAVQGDAGKVAVIGTGISLEDHGDHSDLKVEAARLLPTVISGAKPAHVVEGSGTIAVFDDGTGDLALFPEKQLLEGGFEPRLMKPGAAHHGLAAPMGSHVVVSVPHADPQEPRVGLKVIDKDGNQVGEVANCPGVHGQAQSARTFAFGCRDGIVIATPGRGSEPPVLEHVSTSGLGEGYVSTLKGGTAMQFFLGNYGPNAVVIIEPGAGESFRKIDLPTRRVDFALDPAKARNAYILTEDGRMHLLDILSGRIEKSVRVTEPYSMDGHWRDPRPRLAVAGGHVAVTDPLKGLVRLVSTETLEEERTIPVEGKPYTIVAVGGSGAVH encoded by the coding sequence ATGATCGAGAAGGTTATGGAGGTGAACATGAAGGGCTTGTCATCCTTGACGAGGCTGCTGTGCGTCGGCGCGGCGGCGGGAGGACTCGCCGTCGGCCTGGGCCTTGACCGGCTGCACGCCCACGAGGAACCAGACGCCGGGAGTGAAGCCCACTACAGGCTGTTCATCGGCGACCATGCCGACGGCGTCGTCCGGGCGGTCGAGGTGGAGGACGGGTCGAGTGCCGGAACCTTCAGGATCGACCAGTCGCCGGCCCTGACGCCCAGCCTGAGCGGGCGCACGGTCTTCGCCGTGCAGGGAGACGCCGGAAAGGTCGCCGTGATCGGCACCGGAATCTCGCTCGAGGATCACGGCGACCATAGCGACCTGAAGGTCGAGGCCGCGAGGCTCCTGCCGACGGTGATCTCCGGCGCCAAGCCCGCGCACGTCGTCGAGGGCTCCGGCACGATCGCCGTCTTCGACGACGGGACCGGCGACCTCGCGCTGTTCCCGGAGAAACAGCTCCTCGAGGGGGGATTCGAGCCCCGCCTGATGAAGCCCGGCGCGGCGCATCACGGGCTTGCCGCGCCCATGGGGAGCCACGTCGTCGTCTCCGTTCCGCACGCAGATCCCCAAGAGCCGCGCGTCGGGCTCAAGGTGATCGACAAGGACGGCAACCAGGTCGGCGAGGTGGCGAACTGCCCGGGCGTCCACGGCCAGGCCCAGTCGGCCCGGACATTCGCGTTCGGCTGCCGGGACGGCATCGTCATCGCCACTCCCGGCAGGGGATCCGAACCGCCGGTGCTGGAGCATGTTTCCACCTCGGGTCTCGGCGAGGGTTACGTCTCGACCCTCAAGGGCGGGACGGCGATGCAGTTCTTCCTCGGCAACTACGGCCCGAACGCCGTGGTCATCATCGAGCCCGGCGCCGGGGAGAGCTTCCGCAAGATCGACCTGCCGACGCGCCGCGTGGACTTCGCGCTCGATCCGGCCAAGGCGCGCAACGCCTACATCCTCACCGAGGACGGCCGGATGCACCTCCTGGACATCCTTTCCGGCCGGATCGAGAAGAGCGTCCGGGTCACGGAGCCCTATTCCATGGACGGACACTGGCGCGACCCGCGTCCACGCCTGGCCGTCGCCGGCGGGCACGTCGCCGTGACGGACCCCCTGAAGGGCCTCGTGCGGCTCGTTTCCACCGAAACCCTGGAGGAGGAGCGGACGATCCCGGTGGAGGGCAAGCCCTACACCATCGTCGCCGTCGGCGGCTCCGGCGCCGTTCATTAA
- a CDS encoding phasin family protein, which produces MSAVVKTADAGKTVRDAGAEMAKSARDASNPDTQPAAQPVRKVVEATSRAEIRKNAEAAGQNLQNAAQELRGTMERSDEPARDARDAADAVHQAGGRAVESTMAGQLGRMPAMQDKAFKQAAGRTQQNLGVMMQTGVMLADGFQTVMREWADYTRQAMQCNIDGMNSILRARTPQDLVAAQNALLNQEMRVMLNSSIRIAEATAKVAKEASHSISGRAQPRDQ; this is translated from the coding sequence ATGTCAGCCGTAGTGAAGACTGCCGATGCCGGCAAGACCGTTCGCGATGCCGGCGCCGAGATGGCGAAAAGCGCTCGCGACGCGTCCAACCCGGATACCCAGCCGGCTGCCCAGCCGGTCCGGAAAGTCGTCGAAGCCACCAGCCGCGCCGAGATCCGGAAGAATGCCGAGGCCGCGGGACAGAACCTCCAGAACGCCGCCCAGGAACTGCGTGGCACGATGGAGCGCTCGGATGAACCGGCCCGCGATGCCCGCGATGCCGCCGATGCGGTCCACCAGGCAGGCGGCCGGGCGGTCGAATCGACGATGGCCGGCCAACTCGGCCGGATGCCGGCGATGCAGGACAAGGCTTTCAAGCAGGCGGCCGGCCGCACCCAGCAGAACCTGGGGGTCATGATGCAGACCGGCGTCATGCTGGCCGACGGTTTCCAGACGGTCATGCGCGAATGGGCCGACTACACGCGCCAGGCCATGCAATGCAACATCGACGGCATGAACAGCATCCTGCGCGCACGAACCCCGCAGGACCTCGTGGCAGCGCAAAACGCCCTGCTGAATCAGGAAATGCGCGTGATGCTGAACAGCAGCATCAGGATTGCCGAGGCGACGGCCAAGGTCGCCAAAGAGGCTTCCCATAGCATCAGCGGGCGGGCGCAGCCGCGGGACCAGTAA
- a CDS encoding YsnF/AvaK domain-containing protein has translation MGADNPVSQAQIIKEFSMTTSIIGLFENGSIASKVLGELTKAGFKKSAVEILQDVAVSQISSRLVEAGYEKDKADSYGKAMQKGGALVVAEADDDKADDALSTMRSFKALTPEALLEKLGNRTDEATESAQVIEEELEVGVSRTTGGKRLKTEVSEREVQETVTLHEENVEVEHTKVDRVLKPEEAAKAFQQGTIEMTVVSEKPVVTKQAHVVEEVALSKHSGERDVTVSGTVRRQDVTVEEIDRKPAGSKAS, from the coding sequence ATGGGCGCTGATAACCCAGTTTCCCAAGCACAGATCATCAAGGAATTTAGCATGACCACTTCCATCATTGGCCTTTTCGAGAACGGTAGCATTGCGAGCAAGGTTCTTGGCGAACTGACCAAGGCCGGCTTCAAGAAGAGTGCGGTCGAGATCCTGCAGGACGTCGCCGTTTCCCAGATCTCCAGCCGGCTGGTCGAAGCCGGTTATGAAAAGGACAAGGCCGACAGCTACGGCAAGGCGATGCAGAAGGGCGGCGCCCTGGTCGTGGCGGAAGCCGACGACGACAAGGCCGACGATGCCCTGAGCACGATGCGCAGCTTCAAGGCCCTGACGCCGGAAGCGCTGTTGGAGAAGCTTGGCAATCGAACCGACGAGGCGACCGAAAGCGCCCAGGTGATCGAGGAAGAACTGGAAGTCGGCGTATCCCGCACGACCGGCGGAAAGCGCCTGAAGACCGAGGTCAGCGAGCGCGAAGTCCAGGAGACCGTGACCCTCCACGAGGAAAACGTCGAGGTCGAGCATACCAAGGTCGATCGGGTCCTGAAGCCGGAAGAGGCCGCCAAGGCGTTCCAGCAGGGCACGATCGAAATGACCGTGGTTTCGGAAAAGCCGGTCGTCACCAAGCAGGCCCACGTGGTCGAGGAAGTGGCGCTGAGCAAGCACTCGGGCGAGCGTGACGTCACCGTCAGCGGCACTGTTCGCCGTCAGGATGTGACCGTCGAGGAAATCGACCGTAAGCCGGCCGGTTCCAAGGCCTCCTAA
- a CDS encoding GNAT family N-acetyltransferase, with amino-acid sequence MAPAGCPEGGCCEMKRLYVLPQGRNLGLGRALVDALVAEAVRIGDHKDSD; translated from the coding sequence ATGGCACCCGCCGGCTGCCCTGAGGGCGGCTGCTGCGAGATGAAGCGGCTCTACGTCCTGCCGCAGGGGCGCAACCTCGGTCTTGGCCGGGCGCTGGTGGACGCCCTCGTCGCGGAGGCGGTGCGGATCGGCGACCATAAAGACTCAGATTGA
- a CDS encoding IS630 family transposase (programmed frameshift) yields the protein MVAVAIRRDIEASELRRLARLERDGRVSSRLLALAAVLDGVSREQAARIGGMDRQTLRDWVHRFNEAGVSGLRDRARPGRPCLVAEELLPELAALIADGPQVERDGVVEFRLSHIRALSLRHFGADYSQGGMHAVLRRMGFSWLKPRPIHPKTDLAAQETFKKNFGQTLACIRDQHPEVERVEVWFQDGAEGPHARVGQKGSLTHLWAPTGTRPRAVRDHRFKSAYIFGAVCPERDTGVALVVSRVSTEAMNLMLAEISQAVGKAAHAAVLIDGAGWHIANDLEVPANITLVPLPPYSPELNAIERLWQVMRDTLLSHRLFTDLNHIIEVCCATWNTLIGQPGRIRSTCGYPWAAPVRTS from the exons ATGGTGGCTGTTGCGATCCGACGAGACATCGAGGCCAGCGAGTTGCGACGCCTTGCCCGTCTGGAGCGGGATGGTCGGGTATCCAGCCGGCTTCTGGCTCTGGCGGCGGTGCTCGATGGTGTCAGCCGCGAACAGGCCGCTCGCATCGGGGGAATGGATCGGCAGACCCTGCGCGACTGGGTTCACCGCTTCAACGAAGCGGGTGTTTCGGGCCTGCGCGACCGTGCCCGGCCTGGGCGGCCCTGCCTGGTGGCCGAGGAACTGCTCCCGGAACTGGCCGCCCTGATCGCGGACGGTCCGCAGGTCGAGCGCGACGGTGTGGTCGAGTTCCGGCTGTCCCATATCCGCGCGTTGTCGCTGCGGCACTTCGGCGCCGACTACAGCCAGGGCGGCATGCACGCCGTGCTGCGCCGGATGGGCTTTTCCTGGCTGAAGCCCCGGCCGATCCACCCCAAGACCGACCTTGCGGCCCAGGAGACATTTA AAAAAAACTTCGGCCAGACGCTGGCATGCATCCGTGATCAGCATCCCGAAGTCGAGCGGGTGGAGGTCTGGTTCCAGGATGGGGCGGAGGGGCCCCATGCCAGGGTCGGCCAGAAAGGCTCGCTGACCCACCTGTGGGCACCGACCGGCACGCGGCCTCGAGCGGTGCGCGACCATCGCTTCAAATCCGCCTACATCTTCGGCGCGGTTTGTCCGGAGCGCGACACCGGGGTGGCCCTGGTGGTCAGTCGGGTCAGCACCGAGGCGATGAACCTCATGCTCGCCGAGATCAGCCAGGCCGTCGGCAAGGCCGCACATGCCGCCGTGCTGATCGATGGCGCCGGCTGGCACATCGCTAACGATCTCGAGGTGCCGGCCAACATCACTCTCGTCCCGCTGCCGCCCTACAGCCCGGAGCTCAATGCCATCGAGCGTCTGTGGCAAGTCATGCGCGACACCCTGCTTTCACACCGACTCTTCACCGATCTCAACCACATCATCGAAGTCTGCTGCGCAACCTGGAATACCCTCATCGGCCAGCCTGGACGGATACGGTCTACATGCGGTTACCCCTGGGCCGCACCAGTCAGAACTTCCTGA
- a CDS encoding BrnT family toxin, whose translation MNTWDEAKHVANLAKHGLDFAVAEGFDWDTALTAVDERRDYGEGRFISIGYIGPRLHVMVWTPRGDDTRIIGLRKANDREERRYHAAQA comes from the coding sequence ATGAACACCTGGGATGAAGCCAAACACGTGGCGAACCTTGCCAAGCATGGGCTGGACTTCGCCGTCGCCGAAGGGTTCGACTGGGATACCGCGCTGACCGCCGTGGACGAGCGCCGGGATTACGGCGAGGGCCGCTTCATTTCCATCGGCTATATCGGTCCCCGCCTGCACGTGATGGTATGGACGCCGCGCGGTGACGACACGCGCATCATCGGATTGAGGAAGGCCAATGACCGGGAAGAACGCCGCTACCACGCCGCCCAAGCCTGA
- a CDS encoding BrnA antitoxin family protein: protein MTGKNAATTPPKPDQVSQEDWDAVDVPELTDEWFAKARRGGRPKAAAPKELTTLRLDPDVLAHFRATGPGWQTRINEALRKAAGLRP, encoded by the coding sequence ATGACCGGGAAGAACGCCGCTACCACGCCGCCCAAGCCTGATCAGGTCAGCCAGGAGGACTGGGACGCCGTCGATGTGCCGGAGCTGACGGACGAATGGTTCGCCAAGGCGCGGCGTGGCGGCCGCCCGAAGGCTGCGGCGCCCAAGGAGTTGACGACGCTTCGCCTCGACCCCGACGTGCTGGCACACTTCCGCGCGACGGGTCCGGGTTGGCAGACCAGGATCAACGAGGCGCTGCGCAAGGCAGCCGGCCTGCGCCCCTGA
- the ilvD gene encoding dihydroxy-acid dehydratase, which translates to MPQLRSRTSTHGRNMAGARGLWRATGMKDGDFGKPIVAIANSFTQFVPGHVHLKDLGQLVAREIEAAGAVAKEFNTIAVDDGIAMGHSGMLYSLPSREIIADSVEYMVNAHCADALVCISNCDKITPGMLMAALRLNIPTVFVSGGPMEAGKVKLHGKTRAVDLVDAMVAAADPGLDDAEVLEMERSACPTCGSCSGMFTANSMNCLTEALGLALPGNGSVLATHADRKGLFLQAARTVVEIARRYYEQDDASVLPRSVASFEAFENAMMLDIAMGGSTNTVLHLLAAAHEAEVDFTMADIDRLSRRIPQLCKVAPSVPDVHMEDVHRAGGIMAILGELDRAGHLHRDLPVVHAPTLGAALDRWDVKRTDDPDVLRFYSAAPGGIPTVVAFSQERRYQTIDVDRAAGVVRDAEHAFSKDGGLAVLYGNLAEDGCIVKTAGVDASILKFSGPARIFESQDAAVEAILNGGIRAGDVVLIRYEGPRGGPGMQEMLYPTSYLKSKGLGKACALVTDGRFSGGTSGLSIGHVSPEAAEGGAIGLVEEGDLIEIDIPNRSIRVALTDQELASRRAAMEALGAGAWKPRDRHRPVSVALQAYAALTTSAARGAVRDVSAATRAPRP; encoded by the coding sequence ATGCCCCAACTCCGCTCCAGGACTTCCACCCACGGCCGCAACATGGCGGGAGCACGCGGCCTGTGGCGCGCGACCGGCATGAAGGACGGCGATTTCGGCAAGCCGATCGTCGCGATCGCCAACTCCTTCACCCAGTTCGTGCCCGGCCATGTCCACCTGAAGGACCTGGGCCAGCTGGTCGCGCGGGAGATCGAGGCCGCGGGCGCCGTCGCGAAGGAGTTCAACACCATCGCGGTGGACGACGGCATCGCCATGGGCCATTCCGGCATGCTCTACAGCCTGCCCTCGCGCGAGATCATCGCCGACAGCGTCGAGTACATGGTCAACGCCCACTGCGCCGACGCCCTGGTCTGCATCTCCAACTGCGACAAGATCACGCCCGGCATGCTGATGGCGGCCCTGCGGCTGAACATCCCGACCGTCTTCGTCTCCGGCGGCCCGATGGAGGCCGGCAAGGTCAAGCTGCACGGCAAGACCCGGGCGGTTGACCTGGTGGACGCCATGGTGGCCGCGGCCGATCCCGGCCTGGACGACGCCGAGGTGCTGGAAATGGAGCGGTCCGCCTGCCCGACCTGCGGGTCGTGCTCGGGCATGTTCACCGCCAACTCCATGAACTGCCTGACCGAGGCGCTGGGCCTGGCGCTGCCGGGCAACGGTTCCGTGCTGGCGACCCATGCCGACCGCAAGGGCCTGTTCCTCCAGGCGGCGCGGACGGTGGTCGAGATCGCGCGCCGCTACTACGAGCAGGACGACGCCAGCGTGCTGCCCCGCTCGGTCGCGAGCTTCGAGGCGTTCGAGAACGCGATGATGCTCGACATCGCCATGGGCGGCTCGACCAACACCGTGCTGCACCTGCTGGCCGCCGCCCACGAGGCGGAGGTGGACTTCACCATGGCGGACATCGACCGGCTGTCCCGCCGCATCCCGCAGCTCTGCAAGGTCGCCCCCTCGGTCCCCGACGTCCACATGGAGGACGTCCACCGCGCCGGCGGCATCATGGCGATCCTGGGCGAGCTGGACCGGGCCGGCCACCTGCACCGCGACCTTCCGGTGGTCCACGCCCCGACCCTGGGTGCCGCGCTCGACCGCTGGGACGTCAAGCGGACCGACGATCCCGACGTCCTGCGCTTCTACTCGGCGGCGCCCGGCGGCATCCCGACGGTGGTGGCCTTCAGCCAGGAGCGGCGCTACCAGACCATCGACGTGGACCGGGCCGCCGGCGTGGTCCGCGACGCCGAGCACGCCTTCAGCAAGGACGGCGGCCTGGCGGTCCTCTACGGCAACCTGGCGGAGGACGGCTGCATCGTGAAGACGGCCGGCGTCGATGCCTCGATCCTGAAATTCTCCGGCCCGGCGCGCATCTTCGAGAGCCAGGACGCGGCGGTCGAGGCGATCCTGAACGGCGGCATCCGGGCCGGCGACGTGGTGCTGATCCGCTACGAGGGCCCGCGCGGCGGACCGGGCATGCAGGAGATGCTGTACCCGACCAGCTACCTGAAATCCAAGGGCCTGGGCAAGGCGTGCGCCCTGGTCACCGACGGGCGCTTCTCCGGCGGCACCTCCGGCCTGTCGATCGGCCATGTCTCGCCGGAAGCGGCCGAGGGCGGGGCGATCGGGCTGGTCGAGGAAGGCGACCTGATCGAGATCGACATCCCGAACCGCTCGATCCGGGTGGCCCTGACCGACCAGGAACTGGCCTCCCGCCGCGCCGCCATGGAGGCGCTGGGCGCCGGCGCCTGGAAGCCGCGCGACCGCCACCGGCCCGTCTCCGTTGCGCTGCAGGCCTATGCCGCGCTGACGACCAGCGCCGCCCGCGGCGCCGTCAGGGACGTCTCGGCGGCGACGCGGGCGCCGCGGCCGTAG
- a CDS encoding adenylate/guanylate cyclase domain-containing protein, translated as MRRRLAAILAGDVVGYSRMMAKDETATYRDLRSLFDDIVGPAVARNRGRIFKQTGDGFLASFASAHEALEAAGKIQSALASRRFDLRIGVNVGDVIEEDDDTYGNSVNVAARLESMARPGSIYVSDAVRRSAEPSAAWAFRPLGRKTAKNMSLGIDVYEVVAAAPAGQRPRFPWLPARRPLFLTGSAAALLAVLSAGVMGNLGHASRWIADPPPAGENSPDRRPPVALPPFVMHGDAADIRGLDSAARARFIVEGSARRQGGQLRICAHLIGAATGTYLGHAGTWVTVRSLGHRG; from the coding sequence ATGAGACGCAGGCTCGCGGCCATTCTGGCAGGGGACGTCGTCGGTTACAGCCGGATGATGGCGAAGGACGAGACCGCGACCTATCGGGATCTCCGCTCGCTGTTCGACGATATCGTCGGCCCGGCCGTCGCGCGGAACCGGGGCCGCATCTTCAAGCAGACCGGCGACGGGTTCCTGGCGTCCTTCGCCAGCGCGCACGAAGCCTTGGAGGCGGCCGGGAAGATCCAGTCCGCCTTGGCGTCCCGCCGTTTCGACCTGCGCATCGGCGTCAATGTCGGCGACGTCATCGAAGAGGATGACGACACCTATGGCAACAGCGTCAACGTCGCGGCGCGGCTGGAATCCATGGCGAGACCGGGGTCGATCTATGTCAGCGATGCCGTTCGCCGCAGCGCGGAGCCGTCGGCCGCCTGGGCCTTCCGGCCTCTGGGCCGCAAGACGGCGAAGAACATGTCCCTGGGGATCGATGTGTACGAAGTCGTCGCGGCGGCCCCGGCCGGGCAGCGGCCCCGTTTCCCGTGGCTGCCCGCTCGTCGGCCCCTGTTCCTGACCGGGTCTGCGGCGGCGCTCCTCGCGGTCCTGTCCGCGGGAGTGATGGGAAACCTCGGCCATGCGTCGCGCTGGATCGCGGATCCGCCGCCGGCGGGCGAGAACTCCCCGGACCGCCGTCCGCCGGTTGCCTTGCCGCCCTTCGTGATGCACGGCGACGCCGCCGACATCCGAGGTCTCGACAGCGCCGCCCGGGCGAGGTTCATCGTGGAAGGCAGCGCCCGCCGGCAGGGCGGGCAACTGCGGATCTGCGCCCACCTCATCGGTGCCGCCACCGGAACCTACCTGGGCCATGCCGGCACATGGGTGACGGTCCGATCACTCGGCCATCGCGGATAG
- a CDS encoding response regulator: MDSVPHIAVVDDHRDIRDLVGKYLQQQGYRVSTVEHGAALRRLMERKAPDLIVLDIMMPGEDGLTLCRELRAGPGGGVPIIFLTARTDETDRVIGLELGADDYLVKPFSSRELLARIKAVLRRANSLPHQRTARRAGMVRFDRWVLDLGRRELQGEDGVGVPLSTAEFRLLKVFVEHPGMVLSRDQLLDLTVGREADPFDRSIDNQVSRLRRKVEADPKSPTIIQTHWGGGYSFMPEVFSS, encoded by the coding sequence ATGGACTCCGTGCCCCACATCGCCGTCGTCGACGACCATCGCGACATCCGCGACCTTGTCGGCAAGTATCTCCAGCAGCAGGGCTACCGCGTCAGCACCGTGGAGCATGGCGCGGCGCTGCGCCGCCTCATGGAGCGGAAGGCGCCGGATCTCATCGTCCTCGACATCATGATGCCGGGCGAAGACGGGCTCACCCTCTGCCGCGAGCTGCGGGCCGGCCCCGGCGGAGGGGTCCCGATCATCTTCCTGACCGCCCGGACGGACGAGACCGACCGCGTGATCGGCCTGGAGCTCGGGGCGGACGACTACCTGGTCAAGCCGTTCTCCTCGCGCGAGCTCCTGGCGCGCATCAAGGCGGTGCTGCGCCGCGCCAACAGCCTGCCGCACCAGCGGACCGCCCGCAGGGCCGGGATGGTGCGCTTCGACCGCTGGGTCCTCGACCTCGGCCGTCGGGAGCTCCAGGGCGAGGACGGGGTGGGCGTGCCGCTTTCGACCGCCGAGTTCCGGCTGCTCAAGGTGTTCGTCGAGCATCCCGGCATGGTCCTCAGCCGCGACCAGCTCCTCGACCTCACCGTCGGGCGCGAGGCCGATCCCTTCGACCGCTCCATCGACAACCAGGTCAGCCGCCTGCGCCGCAAGGTGGAGGCCGACCCGAAGTCCCCGACCATCATCCAGACCCATTGGGGCGGCGGCTACAGCTTCATGCCGGAGGTCTTCTCGTCGTGA